In Aminobacterium sp. MB27-C1, a single genomic region encodes these proteins:
- a CDS encoding deacylase yields the protein MSIEKLSQKEIIKKIIILGVALLVAFLGAREFLDLRNFQETIVVSNDFTKKVMLSDYFEGIKDTPVDTPVYIFDSGVSGGTLVFLGGTHPYEPATTQSAYVAMENIEIEKGRAFIIPHANMSASYVGMLGNAYPKFFHIETAFGPKRFRIGDRSTDPLHQWPDPFTYVHYPSKQNLAYTDARNLNRTFPGRPDGNLTEKLAFAIMELIRKEKADLFCDTHEASLMYPVVSTYVAHDNAMDIAMMASMELSARDFPMKCEASPKKLRGLTHREVGDFSPVPEENYEGVLAVLMETQEPFIDRVAGKITEELMLEGKDEFLQTASEHGLLFCAPEYDIERGAPMKYRVGRHLSSILELVRQMNDFYPEKEIILSWPDFNDLMENDVGHYYHDPSRADPQKVFLN from the coding sequence GTGAGTATAGAAAAGTTATCTCAAAAAGAAATTATCAAAAAAATAATAATACTCGGTGTCGCTCTTCTTGTTGCTTTTCTCGGCGCGAGAGAATTTCTTGATCTACGAAATTTCCAAGAAACCATCGTAGTGTCAAATGATTTTACAAAAAAAGTAATGTTGAGCGATTATTTTGAAGGAATTAAAGATACCCCTGTAGATACTCCGGTTTACATTTTCGATTCTGGAGTTTCTGGTGGGACCCTCGTCTTTTTGGGAGGAACCCATCCTTACGAACCAGCAACAACACAATCTGCTTATGTAGCTATGGAAAACATTGAAATTGAAAAAGGGAGAGCTTTTATCATTCCTCATGCAAATATGAGTGCATCATATGTGGGAATGCTTGGTAATGCATACCCTAAGTTTTTCCATATTGAAACGGCATTTGGTCCCAAAAGATTTCGAATAGGAGATCGTTCAACGGACCCTCTCCATCAATGGCCAGATCCTTTTACGTACGTACACTATCCTTCAAAGCAAAATTTAGCCTATACAGATGCCAGGAACCTCAACAGAACCTTCCCTGGCAGACCAGACGGCAATCTAACTGAAAAACTTGCTTTCGCCATTATGGAGCTTATACGAAAGGAAAAAGCAGATCTCTTTTGTGATACACACGAAGCATCTCTCATGTATCCAGTTGTGAGCACCTATGTTGCTCATGACAACGCAATGGATATTGCAATGATGGCCTCTATGGAATTGAGTGCCAGAGATTTTCCTATGAAATGCGAGGCAAGTCCTAAGAAACTTCGTGGGCTTACCCATAGAGAGGTTGGAGATTTTTCTCCAGTACCAGAAGAAAATTACGAAGGGGTTCTTGCCGTACTGATGGAAACACAGGAACCTTTTATTGATCGTGTTGCAGGCAAAATAACTGAAGAACTCATGCTTGAAGGAAAAGATGAGTTTTTGCAGACTGCTTCAGAACACGGGCTGCTTTTCTGTGCTCCTGAATATGACATTGAGCGAGGAGCTCCGATGAAATACAGAGTTGGAAGACATCTGTCAAGTATTTTAGAACTCGTTCGACAAATGAATGATTTCTATCCAGAAAAAGAAATTATTCTAAGTTGGCCAGATTTTAACGATCTTATGGAAAATGATGTTGGACATTACTATCACGACCCTTCAAGAGCGGATCCACAAAAGGTGTTTTTAAATTAA
- a CDS encoding citrate transporter codes for MSMYAETSIVLAVMVVVFALCSWKLKSPEISMVITAIAGAFAGKLGFPVRLLVEGTFTYFDVGLIFVTASIFVNLYSDTGAMNALVRKMVDRFYDTKWVLFSILAVIMLIPGALTGAGSVSMFVVGGMIATVLHYMGITSVKTTAFIYVTSMLAAVAPPINLWAMLMAAQANMPYVGFTIPLLVPILFITAFAVIFLLRGGTPQPKAKVLSELPPIVDGMNWFRIIFPMGTFLVIVLLSKYAAFNMPTVGLPLNFLICGGISILCDPQKKPFSHWYEVLVNTIEQVFPLLATVISVGVLVNIMTATGVRGLIAITFVTLPVTFIYLTAIFFLPMAQGSLSYGSAIILGTPLIFLFNSIGFNVTIVAAALSLIFPLGDCMPPSRISGRVAIEVSGYEGSYMSFLRAIAIPALFMGITALIILMNANFFSFLVMR; via the coding sequence ATGTCTATGTATGCTGAAACATCCATTGTACTGGCTGTCATGGTTGTTGTGTTTGCCCTGTGCAGCTGGAAGTTGAAGTCGCCTGAAATTTCTATGGTTATCACTGCTATTGCAGGGGCTTTTGCTGGGAAATTAGGCTTTCCAGTTCGCCTTCTTGTAGAAGGAACCTTCACTTATTTTGATGTAGGTCTTATCTTCGTAACAGCGTCTATTTTTGTTAACCTTTATTCTGATACTGGTGCGATGAATGCTCTGGTCAGAAAAATGGTCGATCGATTTTACGATACCAAGTGGGTTCTTTTCTCTATTCTAGCAGTGATCATGCTCATTCCAGGCGCTTTAACTGGTGCTGGAAGTGTTTCTATGTTTGTTGTCGGCGGGATGATAGCTACTGTTCTCCATTATATGGGGATCACTTCTGTTAAAACTACTGCATTTATTTACGTAACATCAATGCTGGCAGCTGTAGCTCCTCCCATTAATTTATGGGCCATGCTCATGGCGGCCCAAGCTAATATGCCCTATGTAGGTTTTACGATTCCCCTATTGGTTCCCATACTATTTATTACTGCCTTTGCCGTTATTTTTCTTCTTCGTGGAGGAACTCCTCAACCTAAAGCTAAGGTGCTTTCTGAATTACCTCCTATAGTTGACGGAATGAACTGGTTCAGAATAATTTTCCCCATGGGGACTTTCCTTGTTATTGTCCTTTTATCAAAATATGCTGCTTTTAATATGCCAACAGTAGGATTGCCTTTAAATTTTCTTATATGTGGTGGAATTTCTATCCTTTGCGATCCTCAGAAAAAGCCATTTTCCCATTGGTATGAAGTCCTTGTTAATACAATCGAACAGGTCTTCCCCCTTTTGGCAACAGTTATTAGCGTCGGGGTTTTGGTTAATATAATGACAGCAACTGGTGTGAGAGGCCTTATTGCCATAACTTTTGTAACTTTGCCAGTTACCTTTATATATCTTACTGCTATATTTTTCTTGCCGATGGCACAAGGTTCACTAAGTTATGGAAGCGCCATTATTTTAGGAACACCTCTTATTTTCCTTTTCAATTCTATCGGATTCAATGTAACAATTGTTGCTGCCGCTCTTAGCTTAATATTTCCTCTGGGGGATTGTATGCCTCCCTCCAGAATTTCGGGAAGAGTTGCTATTGAGGTTTCAGGTTATGAGGGAAGCTATATGTCTTTCCTACGGGCTATTGCCATCCCTGCTCTTTTCATGGGAATTACCGCTCTCATAATTCTGATGAATGCTAACTTTTTTAGCTTCCTTGTAATGAGATAA
- a CDS encoding DUF6305 family protein: protein MKKVIICLCILSLFLSLSPIPSNAAVTGDAPMKGNVPLLITNAGQGPGGKMGRLLVTRSKAVTDFKYLSEPWPEDIKAGGFKTIMVIIGSSAKGLGASGITIDEEIARLNKIMESAKADGLQIIACHIEGNTRRGKPGSADERSIDAIAPFAHAFIVKKDSNEDGRFTELAKTNGVPLTIIDETLDFMKVVQEMYQ, encoded by the coding sequence ATGAAAAAAGTTATAATCTGCCTTTGTATTCTTTCTCTCTTCCTCTCTCTATCCCCCATTCCATCGAATGCAGCTGTTACTGGTGACGCTCCAATGAAGGGAAATGTTCCTCTTTTAATTACTAATGCTGGGCAGGGTCCTGGCGGAAAAATGGGAAGGCTTTTAGTAACAAGGTCTAAAGCTGTTACAGATTTTAAATATCTCTCTGAACCATGGCCAGAAGATATTAAGGCTGGCGGATTTAAAACGATAATGGTGATTATAGGTTCTTCGGCTAAGGGATTGGGCGCTTCTGGCATAACAATTGATGAGGAAATAGCCAGACTTAATAAAATAATGGAATCAGCAAAGGCCGATGGACTTCAAATCATAGCTTGCCACATTGAGGGAAACACTCGAAGAGGTAAGCCTGGAAGTGCTGATGAGCGATCTATAGATGCAATAGCTCCTTTTGCACATGCATTTATTGTAAAGAAAGATAGTAACGAAGACGGTCGTTTTACTGAATTAGCCAAAACAAACGGAGTCCCTTTAACAATTATTGACGAAACCCTGGATTTTATGAAAGTTGTCCAGGAAATGTATCAGTAA
- a CDS encoding ABC transporter substrate-binding protein, with translation MTTFKFGSKVLFLTLLSSILLGGISFAAQPELNAYTIWSERYANAVFSAFTEETGIKVNWMRFSSGEVQARLEAEKKNPQVDVVFGNMAEAFINGIPKGLFEPYMPEGSNQIPEKFRDKNGYWTGVAIDPICFMFNAKFLKDHGLEAPTSWKDLLNPAYKSQLQMADARTSGTAMYRILSLVEAMGEDEAYSYQRDLNKNVQVYTKSGAGGALPIARGQAAGGIFFLVDALEMQQKGYDIAISYPVDGVVAGIEAMALVSGAKHPDLAKKFLDWASTERMQRIYEESQINLIPSNPNVKISNPGLDMSKVNVLPLDIKWAGENRERLVERWINEVLK, from the coding sequence ATGACTACGTTTAAATTCGGGAGTAAAGTTTTGTTTCTTACTCTATTAAGTTCCATCCTTTTAGGGGGCATTTCTTTTGCTGCTCAACCTGAACTTAATGCATATACAATATGGTCAGAGCGTTATGCGAATGCTGTTTTTAGCGCCTTTACCGAAGAAACTGGCATCAAAGTAAATTGGATGAGATTTTCTTCAGGAGAAGTACAAGCACGTCTTGAAGCAGAAAAAAAGAACCCTCAAGTTGACGTTGTATTTGGAAATATGGCTGAGGCTTTCATTAATGGAATCCCCAAAGGGCTTTTCGAACCATATATGCCAGAAGGAAGCAATCAGATACCAGAAAAGTTCAGAGATAAAAATGGTTATTGGACAGGAGTAGCTATTGATCCTATCTGTTTTATGTTCAACGCTAAATTTTTAAAAGATCATGGTCTGGAAGCTCCAACATCGTGGAAAGATTTGTTGAATCCAGCCTATAAGAGTCAATTGCAAATGGCCGATGCACGAACGTCGGGAACAGCAATGTATCGTATTCTCAGTCTTGTTGAAGCCATGGGAGAAGATGAGGCATATTCCTATCAAAGAGACTTAAACAAAAATGTTCAAGTCTACACCAAAAGTGGGGCAGGCGGCGCTTTACCAATAGCAAGAGGACAAGCAGCAGGAGGAATCTTCTTTCTCGTTGATGCGCTGGAGATGCAGCAAAAAGGATATGACATAGCAATTAGTTATCCCGTAGATGGTGTTGTTGCAGGTATTGAAGCTATGGCTTTGGTTTCTGGAGCTAAACATCCGGATCTTGCTAAAAAGTTTTTAGATTGGGCATCTACTGAACGAATGCAACGAATTTACGAAGAGAGCCAAATAAATCTAATTCCTAGTAATCCTAATGTAAAGATTTCTAACCCTGGGCTCGACATGTCTAAGGTCAATGTATTACCACTGGACATTAAATGGGCTGGAGAAAATCGTGAACGCTTAGTAGAACGTTGGATCAATGAAGTACTTAAGTAG
- a CDS encoding iron ABC transporter permease has translation MKYLSSNNTKRLDRSLIPVLAVLWALLGLFVLYPLMRLLYIVFIVEGSFTLSNLSEVFTNWYNRKALLDSLILATSVAISGTFLGFIFAFAETRISLPRIVKWFIGAIVVLPFVSPPFTSSIALTLAIGPNGLLLKLLGIPDFNIYGFWGTWLAETLTYFPIAFLTLAAVLNAIDQNLEDAAMSMGSSRWRTFHTITLPLSAPGIANAFLLLFGCSLADFATPLVMAGHTFPVLTTQAYLQITGMYDLQGGATLSFILLIPALLVYLLQHYWIEKRSYVTVTGKSGGRGSARGAGTVLETLILLLISIISLFIIFLYSMIFFGSLVKVWGVDNSFTLENYVYVFTVGKEAIKDTLLIAVTSTFLGSVIGICIGYLVSRPDLPWRKTLEFTSLLNYVLPGTVVGIAYVVAFNSGPLVLTGTMFIIVALCAFRYDAAGIRAIVASMQQIDTSIEEASLSLGASRATTFFRVTLPLIAPAVTTGMRYLFVVSMTAVSAIIFLVSVRWSLLTVRILECITELLFAQAAAFSVVLVLIVFAAMGIIALMFRLIYPNYMRAR, from the coding sequence ATGAAGTACTTAAGTAGCAACAACACGAAAAGGCTTGATAGATCGCTCATACCTGTCTTAGCTGTATTATGGGCCCTATTGGGCCTTTTCGTTTTATATCCGCTTATGCGGCTTCTTTATATCGTTTTTATTGTCGAAGGAAGTTTTACACTAAGTAATTTAAGTGAAGTTTTCACAAATTGGTATAACAGGAAGGCACTTTTAGATAGCCTTATTCTGGCAACATCAGTTGCTATTAGTGGAACTTTTTTGGGTTTTATTTTTGCTTTTGCGGAAACACGGATATCTTTGCCACGAATTGTGAAGTGGTTTATTGGAGCCATAGTCGTTTTACCCTTTGTTTCACCTCCATTTACCAGTAGTATCGCTTTAACTTTGGCAATAGGCCCCAATGGGCTACTTTTAAAGCTATTAGGGATTCCAGATTTCAATATTTACGGATTTTGGGGAACATGGCTTGCGGAAACCCTCACATATTTTCCTATAGCCTTTCTGACACTTGCCGCTGTTCTTAACGCAATCGATCAAAATCTTGAAGATGCAGCTATGAGTATGGGAAGCTCTAGATGGCGTACATTTCATACCATTACATTGCCGTTGAGCGCACCTGGTATTGCTAATGCTTTTTTACTTCTTTTTGGCTGTTCTCTAGCAGATTTTGCTACACCCCTTGTTATGGCGGGGCACACATTTCCCGTTCTTACAACGCAAGCTTATCTTCAAATTACTGGGATGTATGATCTTCAAGGAGGAGCAACTCTTTCATTTATCTTGCTCATACCTGCACTTTTAGTCTATCTTCTTCAACATTACTGGATTGAAAAACGCAGCTATGTAACAGTAACAGGCAAATCAGGAGGTCGGGGATCTGCACGAGGAGCAGGAACTGTACTTGAAACGCTCATCTTACTTCTTATATCTATTATTTCGCTCTTTATAATTTTCCTCTACTCAATGATTTTCTTCGGATCCCTCGTAAAGGTATGGGGAGTTGATAATTCATTTACTCTTGAAAACTATGTCTACGTTTTTACTGTTGGGAAAGAAGCAATAAAAGACACACTACTCATAGCAGTAACTTCAACCTTTTTGGGCAGTGTAATAGGCATATGTATAGGCTATTTAGTCAGTCGCCCAGACCTTCCATGGCGTAAAACTCTAGAATTTACTTCTCTGCTAAACTATGTTTTGCCAGGGACAGTCGTAGGTATAGCATATGTTGTTGCTTTCAATTCAGGACCTCTCGTACTCACAGGCACTATGTTTATTATTGTTGCACTTTGTGCTTTTCGTTACGATGCCGCGGGGATACGGGCAATAGTTGCGTCAATGCAACAAATAGATACGTCTATTGAAGAAGCTTCACTTAGCTTGGGAGCCTCTCGCGCAACAACATTTTTCAGAGTGACACTTCCTCTTATTGCTCCTGCCGTAACAACTGGCATGCGATATCTTTTTGTTGTTTCTATGACAGCTGTAAGTGCTATCATCTTTTTAGTCTCTGTGCGATGGAGTTTATTGACAGTACGTATTTTGGAGTGCATTACAGAACTCCTTTTTGCGCAGGCCGCTGCTTTTTCGGTTGTTTTGGTTTTGATCGTTTTTGCAGCGATGGGGATTATAGCCCTTATGTTCCGATTGATATACCCTAATTACATGCGAGCTAGATAG
- a CDS encoding ABC transporter ATP-binding protein: MSLSISLQHLTKIFTKGKESFKAVDNIHLDINAGELVTFLGPSGCGKTTILRMIAGFETPTEGHIYFDGKNVTSIDANKRDIGFVFQNYALFPHMNVFDNVSYGLKVRGATHRKITDKVAEVLALVGLKNVENRFPNQLSGGEQQRVALARVFAINPNLLLMDEPLSNLDAKLRTYMRTEIRRLQKQLGITCIYVTHDQKEALTIADRIVVLNKGRIEQVATPFDLYAHPQTLFVADFIGQANIFNSKVQSFHDESLDVLTYGNYLTIQNPMHTHFSIGEEIALVVRPESIRLEPTANSTVHGIVRSCVFVGDKMEYEIELEPGHLIHAFIPYSHETKAFSEGDRVGIYIDPRDITALPF; this comes from the coding sequence ATGTCTCTATCCATATCACTACAGCACCTAACTAAGATTTTCACAAAAGGGAAAGAAAGCTTTAAAGCTGTCGATAACATTCATTTAGACATTAATGCGGGAGAACTCGTTACTTTCTTGGGGCCATCTGGTTGCGGGAAGACAACAATTCTACGAATGATAGCTGGCTTTGAGACTCCAACAGAGGGACACATATACTTTGATGGGAAAAATGTCACGTCTATAGACGCAAACAAACGAGATATTGGTTTCGTTTTTCAAAATTATGCTCTTTTCCCTCATATGAATGTTTTTGATAATGTAAGCTATGGTCTCAAAGTACGAGGTGCTACTCACAGGAAAATAACCGATAAGGTAGCTGAAGTTCTGGCTCTGGTAGGGCTAAAAAACGTTGAAAATCGTTTTCCGAATCAACTCTCAGGGGGAGAGCAGCAACGAGTAGCTTTAGCCCGAGTTTTTGCCATTAACCCTAATCTTCTTCTCATGGACGAGCCACTTTCCAACCTTGACGCTAAACTTCGCACCTATATGCGAACTGAAATTAGGCGCCTACAAAAGCAATTGGGAATAACGTGTATTTACGTTACTCACGACCAAAAAGAAGCACTGACTATTGCAGATCGTATTGTCGTACTTAACAAAGGTCGAATAGAACAGGTAGCAACACCTTTTGATCTTTATGCTCATCCCCAAACTTTGTTTGTAGCTGATTTTATAGGGCAAGCCAACATCTTTAATAGCAAAGTACAAAGTTTTCATGATGAAAGTTTGGATGTTCTTACATATGGGAATTACCTTACCATACAGAATCCTATGCATACGCATTTTAGTATCGGAGAAGAGATTGCACTCGTTGTACGACCAGAATCTATACGTTTGGAACCGACTGCAAATTCAACTGTTCACGGAATTGTTCGGAGTTGTGTATTTGTAGGAGATAAGATGGAATATGAAATAGAGTTGGAACCGGGGCATCTTATTCATGCTTTTATCCCTTACTCCCACGAAACAAAAGCTTTTTCCGAAGGAGACCGTGTTGGTATTTATATTGATCCGAGAGACATTACAGCTTTGCCGTTTTAA
- a CDS encoding LysR family transcriptional regulator, producing the protein MNLQYLAYVVEIYRCGSINKAAQNLCMSQPNLSTVIRNFESELGFQIFMRKNSGIEITPEGRMLLLSAELILSEVEKIKRIPNAFLENRNLSVSCTYSSALMQSFLDFKKNSPAGKIQDAFKETGLIQTMRDVVEQKYRLSIMYCFNSMYSKHKIDANKYNLKMELIGKDIPVVAIVSCRNPLSKKENINIDELQHFPFATYENFDFDDWLGPLGIQNSGNILFVFDRGGLVDTVRNSNYISIVIPGVLPNGCAYLPIVGTDLKLGVYLLSPKSYQLNLREKQLIKHLKRSIQSMIKI; encoded by the coding sequence ATGAACCTTCAATACCTTGCTTATGTGGTAGAAATTTATCGTTGCGGCTCGATTAATAAAGCAGCACAAAATCTATGTATGTCCCAACCGAATTTGAGTACCGTGATTCGGAATTTTGAAAGCGAACTAGGATTTCAAATTTTTATGCGAAAGAATTCAGGAATAGAGATTACGCCTGAAGGCAGGATGTTGTTGCTTAGCGCTGAATTAATTTTAAGTGAAGTCGAAAAGATAAAACGAATCCCAAACGCTTTTTTAGAGAATCGTAATCTTTCCGTTTCTTGCACATATTCTTCTGCTTTGATGCAAAGTTTTCTTGATTTTAAAAAAAATAGTCCCGCTGGAAAAATACAGGATGCTTTTAAAGAAACAGGATTAATACAAACAATGCGAGATGTGGTGGAACAAAAATATCGTCTATCTATTATGTATTGTTTTAATAGTATGTATTCCAAACATAAAATAGATGCAAACAAATATAATCTTAAGATGGAGCTTATAGGAAAAGATATTCCTGTAGTAGCCATAGTTTCTTGCCGAAACCCTTTATCAAAAAAGGAAAATATTAATATAGATGAACTCCAGCATTTTCCTTTTGCTACATATGAAAATTTTGATTTTGACGATTGGTTAGGCCCTTTGGGCATTCAAAACAGTGGCAATATATTGTTTGTTTTCGACCGTGGTGGTCTTGTGGATACAGTGAGAAACAGTAATTATATTTCCATTGTAATTCCTGGAGTCCTCCCAAATGGATGTGCCTATCTTCCTATAGTCGGGACTGATTTAAAACTTGGAGTGTATCTATTATCTCCTAAATCGTATCAGCTTAATTTAAGAGAAAAACAACTGATAAAACACCTCAAAAGATCAATCCAGTCCATGATCAAAATTTGA
- the speB gene encoding agmatinase, translated as MLENNQPDSALSSPRFCNTGTFMRMPKVETAKGLDFVIAGAPFDTASSYRSGARFGPSGIRAISAMMKPNNVILQVNIMNSLKGGDIGDFNIVPGYIHPTYMQIEKGVQNIINDNAMPVVLGGDHSITLAELRAVAKKHGPVAIIHFDSHSDLCDTVFGEKYNHGTPFRRALEEGLIDAAHSIQLGMRGSLYDPNEHKIAAELGMKLIPAHKIREIGIDKVIEIALERIGDTPVFLTFDIDFVDPAYAPGTGTPEVGGFTSYESLHMVRQLKDLNFVGMDLVEVAPCYDFGELTTYMAANVVYEFLSILAYQKETK; from the coding sequence ATGCTAGAAAACAATCAACCAGACAGTGCTTTATCGTCTCCTCGCTTTTGCAATACGGGAACTTTTATGCGTATGCCAAAGGTAGAGACAGCTAAAGGATTGGATTTTGTAATAGCGGGCGCCCCCTTCGATACTGCTAGCTCATATCGATCAGGAGCACGCTTTGGACCTTCGGGAATCCGTGCAATTTCGGCCATGATGAAACCTAACAATGTAATATTACAGGTTAATATTATGAATAGCCTTAAAGGTGGCGATATTGGTGACTTTAATATCGTACCAGGATATATTCACCCTACATATATGCAGATAGAGAAAGGTGTTCAGAACATCATCAATGATAATGCTATGCCAGTAGTTCTGGGCGGTGACCATTCCATAACATTAGCAGAACTACGTGCGGTGGCAAAAAAACATGGACCTGTAGCAATCATCCATTTTGATTCCCATTCTGATTTATGCGACACGGTATTCGGTGAAAAATATAATCATGGAACCCCTTTTCGTCGAGCTTTGGAAGAAGGGCTTATTGACGCCGCACACTCTATCCAGCTGGGAATGAGAGGATCGCTCTATGACCCCAACGAGCACAAAATTGCCGCTGAACTTGGTATGAAATTGATTCCTGCCCATAAAATACGAGAAATCGGAATTGATAAAGTGATAGAAATAGCCTTAGAACGGATTGGGGATACTCCTGTATTTCTTACTTTCGATATTGATTTTGTAGACCCTGCCTATGCACCTGGAACTGGCACACCAGAGGTTGGTGGTTTCACTTCGTATGAATCGTTACATATGGTACGGCAATTAAAAGACTTGAATTTTGTGGGAATGGACCTTGTGGAAGTAGCACCATGTTATGACTTTGGTGAATTAACTACTTATATGGCGGCCAATGTTGTATATGAATTCTTATCAATTCTGGCATATCAAAAAGAAACAAAATAA
- a CDS encoding DUF2207 domain-containing protein: MKQQKKHVRHHMSLFNFMLYRKKLSFLLFVLPILIFILPSYVQAEEKIIMFSSQAKVNVDSSLEVREDITVNVEGEQIRRGIFRDFPTIYKDSSGRTVQVGFSVQEALLNGRKIPYKVESRSNGVRIYLGDPEKFVSLGEQTYTLVYITTGQIGFFEEHDELYWNVTGNAWDFPIEKVKFSVSIPEKSPFLSIDIYTGLQGAKGRNAQVFSDSTVETTKPLAPKEGLTVAYTWPKGIINQPENPLRYTFFEKFGMWFLFGTPFLLLIYYVMIWSRWGKDPYRKPVIPLFYPSKDVSPGFLRYVERMGMDNVCFTAEILNLAVKKFIVIEELTLEEAMERLGQLQENALLRGVVSFSSRLAGKKYCLKRMYSETDGKMPCKTEEEEILMSTLFDNGRDELLLRQDNHKILSNAKDKLEKHYRQKAKPLFSKNTLPWASGLLIPIFICLLLRWGGQIDMSLFLLIMTGLVLFLGTFFLSIWRASRESGRILKKIFSFIFVVIFGIGFVGSFVIGMCVCEWYMLLPPLMTAVLVIVFRKLMKVRTEKGNIVLSEAEGLAMYMKTAERHRLEMFNPPEETPEVFESLLPYAFALDTAETWANKFADILAENDYHPVWYSGKNAFSFYSGDALTGITSSISDSIASASTAPGSSSGRGGSGSSGGGGGGGGGGGW; this comes from the coding sequence TTGAAGCAACAGAAGAAGCACGTACGACACCACATGTCTCTTTTTAACTTTATGCTATATCGAAAAAAACTTTCTTTTCTTCTTTTCGTATTGCCAATTTTGATCTTCATCCTTCCTTCTTATGTGCAAGCGGAAGAAAAAATTATTATGTTCTCTTCTCAAGCTAAAGTGAATGTTGATTCTTCCCTTGAAGTGAGAGAAGACATTACCGTGAATGTTGAAGGCGAACAAATACGCAGGGGGATTTTTCGCGATTTCCCCACGATATACAAAGACTCTTCAGGACGAACTGTACAGGTAGGTTTTTCGGTACAAGAAGCTTTACTTAATGGTAGAAAGATTCCTTACAAGGTAGAGTCTCGCTCTAATGGGGTTCGTATCTATCTTGGAGATCCAGAAAAGTTCGTTTCTTTAGGAGAGCAAACATATACTTTAGTCTATATAACTACAGGGCAGATAGGTTTTTTTGAAGAACATGACGAATTGTATTGGAATGTTACAGGTAATGCCTGGGACTTCCCAATAGAGAAGGTGAAATTCTCTGTTTCTATTCCTGAGAAAAGCCCTTTTTTGTCAATAGATATTTATACGGGGTTGCAGGGAGCAAAGGGAAGAAATGCCCAAGTATTTTCCGATAGTACAGTAGAAACAACAAAACCTCTTGCTCCAAAAGAAGGCCTCACTGTGGCCTATACGTGGCCGAAAGGGATTATAAATCAGCCTGAAAACCCACTGAGATATACGTTTTTTGAAAAGTTTGGTATGTGGTTCCTTTTCGGTACTCCTTTTCTCCTCTTGATTTATTATGTGATGATTTGGTCCCGTTGGGGAAAAGATCCTTATCGTAAACCTGTTATTCCTCTATTTTACCCTTCAAAAGACGTAAGCCCAGGTTTCTTACGGTATGTAGAACGTATGGGAATGGATAATGTTTGTTTTACTGCTGAAATACTTAACCTCGCTGTAAAAAAATTTATTGTTATTGAGGAATTGACGCTAGAAGAAGCAATGGAACGTCTCGGACAACTTCAAGAAAATGCTCTTCTAAGGGGAGTTGTTTCTTTTTCTTCTAGGTTGGCAGGGAAAAAATATTGTTTAAAGCGAATGTATAGCGAGACCGATGGGAAGATGCCCTGTAAAACCGAAGAAGAAGAGATTCTTATGTCTACTCTTTTTGATAATGGAAGAGATGAATTATTATTGCGTCAGGATAATCATAAAATTCTTAGTAATGCTAAGGACAAGTTAGAGAAACATTATCGGCAAAAAGCGAAACCTCTCTTTTCCAAAAACACGCTGCCATGGGCAAGTGGACTTTTGATCCCCATATTTATATGCCTGCTTCTGCGATGGGGAGGGCAAATTGACATGTCTCTTTTCTTATTGATTATGACGGGTCTAGTCTTATTTTTGGGCACCTTTTTCCTTTCTATTTGGAGGGCTTCCCGAGAAAGTGGCAGGATTCTGAAGAAAATATTTTCTTTTATTTTTGTTGTTATATTCGGGATAGGTTTTGTTGGCAGTTTTGTTATAGGAATGTGTGTGTGTGAATGGTATATGCTTCTCCCTCCCTTGATGACTGCTGTACTTGTAATTGTTTTCCGTAAACTTATGAAGGTGAGAACAGAAAAGGGTAACATTGTTCTTTCTGAGGCAGAAGGACTTGCCATGTATATGAAAACAGCGGAACGACATCGTTTGGAGATGTTTAATCCTCCAGAAGAGACACCTGAAGTATTTGAGAGTCTACTCCCCTATGCTTTTGCTTTGGATACCGCTGAAACCTGGGCGAATAAATTTGCAGATATTTTAGCCGAAAATGATTACCACCCAGTATGGTATTCAGGGAAAAATGCTTTTAGTTTTTACTCTGGAGATGCCTTGACAGGAATAACCTCTTCTATTTCTGATTCAATAGCCTCTGCGTCAACTGCTCCAGGATCGTCGAGTGGAAGAGGTGGCAGCGGTTCCTCTGGAGGCGGAGGCGGTGGCGGTGGTGGAGGCGGATGGTGA